GACCACCAACAGACTACTGACTGCAACCTCCCAGCCACGCCTTCCAGAAGAAGGCAGGAGAGCTTCCCAGAGGGGACATAGCGTGAAGCcctggggaaggaggaaggggaacaggTGCAGCTACTGCCCTGACGGCAGGGTCCTCGTGTTAGTGGAGGGGAGCAGAAGGAGGGGTCAGCGGCAGGGGAACAGAGGTGACAGCTcctcctgggggagggggtcatCTCATGGCCTCATGAGCTTTTCCTAGATAGACACTCCATGGCCAAGACACTGAGGGCTGGGAGCAGGGGCTGGGAAAGGTCAGCTCTGACATTGGAAGGGATGCTTGGAGGCAATGCAGTAAGAGCAACTGAGGCAAAAGCCTGTGAGGAAGGCGGGTGGGGGAGACCAGGTGAAGATAAGATCAGGAGTCGGCCAGAGACTAGCCCTCCTCCTTCAGCCTTCCTGTAGCCTGATCTCCTCACGGACACAAGAGGGCGCTTGTGAGCAGAGTCAGCTTGTCCCTGCTCTGCTCAGCACCACCCCAGCACACCAAGGGTAAAAGCATCCCATGTGGCTCAGCTGAAGCCCTTCAGAAAGTGACCTCCTGTCTGCTCTGACCCCTGTTCACACTCTGTCTGTGACTTATCTAGTCACTCAGCTGACCCTCAAACCTCTCAGACCCTCTCCCCTGGGACCTGGGACCTGCTTTCCTCCGGGCACCCCCACCCCTGTGTCAGGTGTTGCCTCTTCTCACTTGGCACACAAAACTCCTTCGTACCACAGGTAACCCTCCCCAGCCTCCCAGGCCCCCTGCCTGCCCCACAGCTTCACTTAGGACCTTTCACCCCATCATGTCTGCGTTGTGCTTCCTGCTCATGGCTGCCTCTCTTTGTGGGGCTGTGTTCTCCACATCAAAACTTCCCTTCCTGGAGTGAGCACAGGGACTCAGGAGGCCCCTCAGGAGGGGAGACTCTTCAGCAAAACTGCTCGAAGTTGTGTGGGGGACCCCAGAGGGGTAACTTTCCTGAGCCGTCACCTAGGCTGGGGTGTGCTTTTCGGTGATACAGGTGCTTTCAAGTCCCGCGGCTAACCCCGATAGCTCATGAGCCTACCAAGGTGGATGGAATAGTGTGTCGTCTTCTCTTGTCTGTGAGAGCAGAAATAGTTGCCCCAGGAAAAGCCATGCAAcactcccacccccacactgGTGCTCTGTGCAGTGGGGGCTGTCCTATGCTCCCTGCTGGCTGACCAGGGTCTAGGAAGGTCATAGGTTCATAGGCAGAGAAGCCTGGATGCgggagagtgagagacagagcgtgctgtggggaggaagggacaggCCTGCAGCAGAGGAGGCTTTGTAAGACTGGGGAAGCCGATGGGCTGTGGGTTCCAGGCATCGGAGTTGATGCTGACTGGAGATGTCGCAGCCCAGAATCAGTTTGCTTTACTCCTGTCTTCTCAGGGTCCTAGCGGTTGGCACTGCTCACCATGCAGGTATTTTTGCCGCCTCCCTGGTGCCCAGCACACAGCATGGATTCTGTCACATTCTGCAAATAGGCCATCTGGCAGACATCATTGGGCATGAGGTTGAGGTCCACACACTGCAGCTCCCTTGCCCTGACAGCTGTAGGCAAAGAACACACAACCATGGAGGGTACACAGAAGCCCAGCAGCCCAGCCTTTTCATCCAGAAAGGTACTTCCTGCTTCAGGCTACAGGGTCTGGCCCAGGCATACACTTATCTGGCTTGATGATGCCCCAGCCAGAAGCCAGGCAGCAGCTCCCCGGCTCAGGCTCCTCAGTGGGCAGGCTCAGCACCCTCATGGCCTCTGTGATGATGGCTGGCTTACACAGCTGAAGCAGCATCAGGTCGTGACTGTTGTCAGCATTGGGGCTGAGAAATCTGGGCTCTAGGAGGCTCATGTCGTAGAGTGGGTGTGGGATGGAACGGCTGGCAGCTATGCCCTGACCAGTGTCATCATCAGCATCCAGGCTGTGCTGACCCAGGCACACCTTGCTGTCGCTAGGGAGGAAgcagggatgagggagaaggaaggggccaGAGCATCTAGGCAAAAGGGGGGatgagaggagaaagagatggggaaagagcaGGTGGAAGCAGGAAAGCAGAGACAGCAAGAAAATTCTGGAAGGGGAGGggtgaaaggcagacacagaatGGAAAAGACAGTTACCGGGCTGTGGAGGTGGCTCAGCGGGTTTGTTCTTGCTGTTCTAGTGTGAGCACCTGACTTTGAACCTTCAGAACCTACATGAAAATCAGGatgagtggcacatgcctgtggttTCCGGGCAGAGGACACGGGCAGGATGATCCCTGGAGCCGCCCGGCATTCAGCTCTGCTCAACTTTTTAGCTCCTATTTCAAAAAACAGCAGCAGGGAATGGCTGGAGAGacgatggctcagcggttaagaggcCTGATTGCTCTTCctagaggccctgggtttgattcccagcacagtcatggtggctcacaactgcctggaactccagttctagCCCATTTTTGGGTCTccaggcaccaggtacacacatggtgcacagatatacatacaggcaaaacactcgtgcACAGAAGTTTTTTATtagtgttattaaaaaaaaaaagatgaggacagCGAAAAAGCTCAGTGGGTAGGCGCACTTGCAATCAAGCCACATGCTCTGAGCTCAGTCCCGGGACTCACGTGGCGGAGGGAGGGTACTGACTCCTGCAGGCTATCTTGCGACCTCCAGGTGGGTACAAtggcatgcatgctcacacatacacacactcacacattcacacacgaAAAACAAATACGTGTGATAAATTAAGTTAAAGAACATAAGCTGGAGAGCAATAGGGGACGGCAGCTGATAtctgcttctggcctccacgtgcacacgcacactcacaaacacacaccaacagtacacacacagacaccacacacacatgatcaAAATGAGAGCTCTGCAAAGGTGAAGGAGGAAAAGGGCAGAGGAGGGCACCATGGGAAAGCATAGGGGGACAACTGGGGACAGACGGAAGGCAGAGAAAAATATTCAAAGTGGATAAGGGAGGCCGGaagtaaagagagaaagagaaatggaacagagaagggggagggccTGAGAACCACCCAGGGGCACTGGGGTTGGCCCCAGCTTCCCCGGCCCACAGCGCCCAGGGTCTGAGCCTACTTCCCCTCACACTCTGCCCTCACTTTGTACtttcccagcccagcccagcctttcCCCGTGTGCCCCCAGAATGTACATGATGGTCAATCTGGGGAAACTGAGGATGTCTCTCACAGGTGCATATTAGGGGTACCCCTTCCTGTCTATTAGGTCCCCCTTAAACCACCTTTTCAGTGTAATCAGtagcaatggaggaaggagagggagcccaagacccagaaaggcctgggcaaaGATCTAGAGGGGAGACGCATAGTGATGGATGGTCAGCGAGATGCCTAGAGGAGGGCAGAGATAGGTGAGTAATGCAGACACGGATTCAGGAGGGAGGTGAGATAAAAACACACCCCACATAGTCACACAGAGAGCACGATGCCAAGGGTCAGCGAGACAGGAACATGGGGAGACACAAGGCGTGACCCAGGTGGTCATGGAGGGGTGGTGGTCCAGCCCCAGCTCTGCCTCTCCCAGTCCTCCTGGACCAGCACCATCCTTCACCCCTCCAACCCATAGGTCCCATGAGGTCATCCAAGGAGGAGAGGCGGCATGTTCTTACTTGAAGAATAGAAGCCTCTCCCTCCCCAATTGCTCTTTTACTGCTAATGTGCCTGGGAGATGGATCCCAGGGCCACCAGCATGCCAGGTAAGCACTTTTGGTCATGAGGCACATCCCAGCCCATCTTACCTGCTGATGCAGTGGGCAGCCGTGAGTAACCAATGGGGGTGCACCAGGGTGCCCCCACACACTGCCCTGTCATGATCATGCACAACTGCCTGCCAGGGTTGGGACTGTCTCTCACACTCCCAGCCTCCGACAGCCCTGGACACGGTGAGGGGCAGGGCACCTGTAGAAAGGAGTGCTGGGTGGGGCTCAGGGTTGGCATaaaagagggattgggagggggaccTGTCCTGGAGATGTGAAGGGACATGGGGCAGAGGACCAGGGCTGAGGGTGTGGGGTCAGGTTAAGGGATGCTAGAACAGTCTGTGTGGCCCCGACTAGGGAGACACTGTGCTCTGAGCATAAAGCTTACCCCAGAGGGCAGACTGCGACACAGCAGATAACTCAGTGTCTGGAGCCTCATGGGCCCCAGGGGATTTGGGGTAAGCAGAGGCATAAAGTGGGGATGCGGGATGTGAAAGCTGTGGGTTCTCAGGGACAGAGAGTTTCTGAAATGGAGATGGGTTCCCATGGGTGAGGTCTGTTTGTTGGGAGAGAATCCTGTCAAGGATTGAGGGAACAGAGTGGGGACGGGTGGGGACGGACTAGATTGTAAATTTGAAAGCATGGGGGAAGAAGGGCTATGGGGGTGAGGATAGGAGGAGTCTGGTCCCCTTCTCTTCCTATGGATCCTTCAACTTCTCACCATACTTTCCCAGAGATAGGACAAGGCACAGGACCAGGAACCACATCGTGGCAGGTGTTCAGGACCTCTTAGGTTGGAGCTAAGAGGTCTCTCTGCAAGGCTTTATAAAGCCTTCACTCCTCCACACTCCCACCCTGCCCAGCTGGCACTCAGAGGATGTCTGAGCCACACCTCTAAATAGGCAAGCTGGACACTTGTGCCAAGGACCGTGGCTGAGCGGAGAGCCCATTCCTTCCTGTTCTGTCACTGGTTCTAACTGGATGGATTCCAGTGGTCTGAGACCTGACTGTGGACTGGCACATACTCGGGGAAGCTGAAAATTCGGGAAAGAGTGACAAGAACAGGGGTAGGACTGGCCGTTTACACAAAGACttctaacccaaaccctaattaAATCATTTTCCACAGGGCTCATTGGTCAGTGTCATTTGTGACAGTGACGCCTGTGCCACTCTGAGCCCAGAGACTAACTGTCCACCAcctcaggacatttctttcttttttaatgttatgtGTGTAGGGGTGTGGATGTGTCTGTAGGTACATGCATCTGTGTATGGGGGTGGGGGCCCGGGAGGACCAGAAGCCCCTCTCTATCGCTGTCCACCTTACTCCCTCcagacaaggtctctccctgaaccagAAGCATAGCTGTGGTCAACAAGCCCCAAAagccctcctgtctccacccctgaCATTTTGGGGGTCTCTGGGTGTGCGTGACAGTGCCCATTTGTTAAAAGGCTTCTCAGGATTGGAACTCAGATCTCCATGCTTGCATGCCAAGCACCTTCCTCCTAGGCCCAGTCTCCAGCTCCTAATGTAGCTGAAATGGCCTCAGAGCTCAGAGCTCAGGTGCCACACTCAGCTGCACAGAAtctgcctccctccttctcacGGTTCATGGATGCTCCTGCCCAGCACCCTGAAATCAGGAAACAGGAGTCTCTGTGACTCCATCTTCAGGTAAAGGACATGGACTGCACTGAACCCCCTAAGCACCCTCCATGCCCATGCCCTCTCCACAGATGGCCACATTCTCTCAGGCCGAGGGCACCCCCTTAAGAGCCCAATGTCTGCTCAGCACATGACTCAGACTCAGAGTTTGGATCTGGCTGCATTTAAAATCGAATTGCTGTGTCACAGAGGAGGATCAGAACAAAAGGCTTGCTTAGGGCTGCCAAGTGCATGCTGGTCTGGCATCCTCCCCAATCCTCATCCTCTGAGCATTTGAAGTGGTCAGAGGAGCCCAAGCACCAGCCCATCCTGATGCTCAAATGTACCCCACGAGTGGTTCCATGCTCTACTTCCTTGGGGTGTGCAGGCAGGAGGCACGCTGAGCTGGGAAGGATGAAGCAGAGCTGGCACAGGTGGTGTGCAGGATCCCGGTCCAGTGGGGAGTGCCCCGGAGAGAAGGCCTTCCCAGAGGGCTCTGTCACAGCTCTCTGAGCTCTCCCAGGGAAACAGCAGCTCCTAGATGAGAGTGGTGAAGCggcttgtgtgtgttcatgtggggTGAGCGAAGACTGTATGGACCTTGGGGGATGGAACGGATTTTCAGGTGGGTACATATCATTGGCTGGGCTGAGGTGGTGGGGATCATTCATTGCATGGagaagaattccaggtgctacCTTGAGAATTGCTGACAGGCTCAGGGACGTGCAGGCACAGGACAGGGAGGGAGTGATCCTTCCTCCTGTCGGTCTCAAGActgagattttcagggtttggacatGTCTCTACCTCACTCTAGCTCCATGCTGGTTTCCCTGTGGCACAGTCCACATGCCCCACACCCACGCTTGTCACCACGAGGCCCTCTCAGCTAGGACCACAGAGGGTCCCTGCCTCCACATAGGATCCTATGTGCCAGGCACCCTGACTCGTCCTTGCTCTAGTCATGGATGAGACCCTGGGGTGATCCGCACAGCCCAACAGCTGAGACACCTGAAGGAGAGTGGAAGTGGCTGGTGCTCCTGAAGGCAGGCGCTTCCTGCTTCCATGCAGAAGACAGAGAGTCTGTCACTGTAGACCCTGGCCTCCCTCAAGCCCCCTCAACCAGGGTCCCTTAGCTCACAGGCGGCTTCTCTGGCCCAGGTTCCAGACAGCATCACATCAACTGTCCCTAGAAATGTGGACAAGGGAGCTCCCCAGGTGACCCTGGCCTGGGAGATGTGAGCACTACCAGCAGGCACATGACATCACGGCAGTGGCTGGACACCTCACAGCCTGGTTTCTGGAAGAGGCAGGATGAGCCCCCAGTCCCCTGGGGCTTCACACATGGCTCACTGTACTATCTCTGGAGCACCCTTGTGGAGGGATGGGAAGAAGAAGAGACCACGAAAGGGGTGAGCCTgcttctccatctcttcccttaGAACCTGGACCAACTGTTCCTGCCCATCAGGGTCACAGAGCtcccagacacacagacacacagatacacagacacacagacaactGGATGCGGCCCCTCGGCTCCTAGTTCTTTCTTCCAAGGATGCAGGAATCCTGGACACCTGGAATTATTCCCATCTCTGGTGTGACCCCTCCAGAGCCTCACCTGCCGCACCTACACCCTCCTCACCCAGAGCCTGAactcagcctcctcctccttcagaaTCCAGCCTCCCAGCCCTTTTGGTTCCACTCAGGGTCTTCAACTCAGCCAAGCCCCCCAGGTTCTAACTCTGCCTTTCTTCTGGACTGACAACAGGCTGCTGTAGACAGTGTCGGGAGCTGGACCTTCAGCCTTGGTTGCCAAGGAGATGAGGAGTGTGGCTGTCAGAGTAATTCAAGACACACTGTTGAGGTGCCCTGAGCAGAGCGTTGGGGAGACAGGAGTGTGCCATGTCTCCCCCAGCCAGGCCATCACTCCTGCCTCGTCCCATGCTGCCCTTCAAGGATGTTTGTCTAGCAGGCGGCCCTGTGAGATGCCATCTCTGGAGACCAGCTTTGCTTGCTGTCCTCATAATAAATGTACTGTCCCTCTTACAACCAACTTCTTTACCGCTTAGGACAACAAACAAAGTCTGTGGTGGTGGATTTGCTTTCAGCCTCAGCTAACAGAGATAGCATGTCCACAGAAACAAAGATTGGCTGTCTTGTCACGTGGCCGCTTATGTACTCAGgagtgttgtttttattttagtgtttggtgtgtggtgtgtgtgtgtgtgagagagagtgtgtgtgtgtgtatgtgtgtgtgtgtgtgtgtctgtgtatgtatttatttattatttcaggtGTAGGGATTGAATATAAGAGTTTTCATGTGGCATGAAAGTATTATAGTACTGAGCCACAGTCCGAGCCCCTCACTGGGCTATTCCAGGCAGGTGCTTTTCCCATGAACCACATCCCTGCCTCTCAATTGGAAATGGTAGACAGACATTGTTAGGCTGACAAATTTTCTCAACCTGCTGTTattttggggacagggtctcttAGCGAATTTGAGGCTTACCAGGCCTTCTCAGGGTGGAATCTCAGGTCTTCATGGCTTCCCCACAGGCACTTTCCTACCTGAGCATCTCCCCACCTTAATCATCCACACGCATTCGTCACCCTTGTGATTCTTAAATATCCCACTCGGGTATCTGCAGGTAGACCTCATCTTAACACACTGTCCCTGACAACACTGAAGATGTAGTCTGCTtgcctgtgcatgcatgcttAGGACATTGGGTTGCTCTGTTTCTGTGCTTGGGTTTGGATTTTCAGACTCTGAGGCTATGGCCATGTGTCTGTCATATGTTAGATCTGAGGCAGCTTAAAAGACAGACAGGAGGCAGAAAAAAGATAGGAGTCTGGCCTTCAACAGATAGGACTGTGTTTCTTAGCACACACAGCAAGGGGTAGCCTCTTTCCATTGAGAAACTGAGGGGTCTGCCTGGGAGAAAGCTGTCTGTGACCCTTCCTGTAGATGGAGAGAAGGATTTAGGAAGGAGGAAGCTGTTGCAGCTCAGTGGACCCGCAACCTCTCCCTCCTGAAGTTGTTTGCCCAAGGCAAGACAGACTGTCCCAACAGAGATTTCCTTCTTGATGACCAAGCAAGGTTATCTGTTATCTGTAAGAATCCTATTTTACAGCAAAGTTACTCTATCATTCAAATCCCTAAAAGGGCTTAGAGCTGAATATTAGCCACAAAGTAAAGAATAATGATGCTAtaatccacaaacccaaagagGCCAAGTAACAATGAGGGCTCAGTGGGGGACAAGTGAACcacagaggaggggaagagaatgGACATTGtgggtggatggagggagggagccagATCCATTGtgggtggatggagggagggagctagatGTGGTAGGGATAAAATCAGGAAGGATCAGGTGGGGGATAGGATGAAGGGAGAGACAAGTGGAATCAAGTTGGGGAGCTCTCTGGAATGAGCTAGAAACCTAGAGCTATGGAACTGCTAGGAATCTGTGATGGTCACCCTAGCGAAGACTCCTAGGAataggggatatggagcctgaacatACCATCTCCCGCAACCAggaaagacttccagtggagggaggacaccaacccagccataaaactgtcaacctacaatttgtcctccctacaagatgtgcaggcgtaaagatggaacagaaattgaggaaatggccaaccaatgactggtccagcttgagatccATGCCACCAGAGGAGCTCACCCTTGACACTCTTAATGGTggtctgctatacttgcagacaggagcataaCATAACCATCCTAAGAGAAGCTTCACCCAGCAATGGATGGAAACCGATGCAAAAaaaaccacagccaaacattaagtggagcttggggaacccttcagaagagggggaggaaggattgtgggagccagagaggtcaagaacaccacaagaaaacctacagaatctgtagtgagaattttcatttcttaaaaaaaacacagaaatattatgggaatgtgttttcattttaaccccaggtgtggggaGATGGGGCCATTTCCCAGCAGATGACTACGATTTGCTTTGTCGTCTGTcaggggtgtgattttgccagctgcacatagtttctgtgagtgtgtgacgtttgaaattctggggacttttcagagggtatataaatgctagagccctgatGGATTGGTTGCTGGTTAGTGTTTGGATCctgttggttgctgttgtttGCAGTTTGTTCAGTAGTCGTGTGCAAGAAAGAAACAAGGGGAAGAAATTAGGTATCCTGACCATGTAGATCAAACTTGCCCTACGGAGCTCTACACCCCTAATCAGCGGGAAGTAGCCTAACGTAAACAACATCCCTTTGCTCTCtatccctttttttctctcttctctagtGTTATGGGGTTAAAGGGGTgaagaagggtggaagaaaaaggATCCAACAAAGTAGTAATTGTCTGGCTGTAAGAACCACCTAAGCTGGGCCCATAGGGACTGACAGAGACagcaccaaccagagagcatgcatgggactgacctaggtcttctgcacatatgtaacagttatgtagcttggtctttatgtgggactcctaacagcgggagcaggggctgtctctggctatTGCCTGCCTTTCGGACTCTTTCCCCCTACTGGGCTGCCTCTTTTAGCCTCACTAGgagatgtgcctagtcttaccaCAACTTGGTATGCCAAATCTGGTTGATACCAATGGGAGGCCCACCTTTTCTAAAGATAAAGGGAAGAGGATTggatgggaggtggggaggggaggggagataaGGAAGGGTAAACTGCAATCTTGATGTGATGCACAATTAATTAAGTAAATAACTTTGAAAAACCCAAAGCCCTAAAGGGGTATAAAATAGAGGGTAGGGGTGTAGACCTTTTCTTCACTGTTTCCTACTGTGGAGGGTCATCAGGAGGGGGTAGTTCAGGGTCTGTTGAAAAAGGGGGTCCTCTGGTCAGGTGAATTTTAACTTAATCAGTGGTGCTTAATCATGTGATTACCATCATGTATTTCTGGAGAGacttttgaaaaataattgtTAGAGGGCTGTAAGCAGATGGTTTGGTTATATGGTAGAATTGAGAAACTGCCCAGGAAGGTAGATCAGAGGTAGAAGGGACAGAATGGACCAGTAGCTAGGGGTGTGATTCATGGGAAAAGCACCTGCCTGGAATAGCCCAGTGAGGGGCTCGGAATGTGGCTTAGTACTATAATACTTTCATACCACATGAAAACTCTTATATTCAATCCCTACacctgaaataataaaaataaataaatacatacacagacacacacacacacatacacacatacacacacacacacacacactctctctctctcacacacacacacaccacacaccaaacactaaaataaaaacaacactcCTGAGTACATAAGCGGCCACGTGACAAGACAGCCAATCTTTGTTTCTGTGGACATGCTATCTCTGTTAGCTGAGGCTGAAAGCAAATCCACCACCACAGACTTTGTTTGTTGTCCTAAGCGGTAAAGAAGTTGGTTGTAAGAGGGACAGTACATTTATTATGAGGACAGCAAGCAAAGCTGGTCTCCAGAGATGGCATCTCACAGGGCCGCCTGCTAGACAAACATCCTTGAAGGGCAGCATGGGACGAGGCAGGAGTGATGGCCTGGCTGGGGGAGACATGGCACACT
This is a stretch of genomic DNA from Meriones unguiculatus strain TT.TT164.6M chromosome 1, Bangor_MerUng_6.1, whole genome shotgun sequence. It encodes these proteins:
- the LOC110539921 gene encoding prostate-specific antigen-like is translated as MWFLVLCLVLSLGKYGALPLTVSRAVGGWECERQSQPWQAVVHDHDRAVCGGTLVHPHWLLTAAHCISSDSKVCLGQHSLDADDDTGQGIAASRSIPHPLYDMSLLEPRFLSPNADNSHDLMLLQLCKPAIITEAMRVLSLPTEEPEPGSCCLASGWGIIKPDKSVRARELQCVDLNLMPNDVCQMAYLQNVTESMLCAGHQGGGKNTCMGDSGGRLVCDGVLQGITSWGGDPCAWPSRPSLFTKVTLYTNWIKVTMKDNLEVPVASLVN